The proteins below are encoded in one region of Nocardioides marmorisolisilvae:
- a CDS encoding DEAD/DEAH box helicase yields the protein MSELPPAYPDRAAWGTAGRLRAWQSAALGEYFERSPRDFLAVATPGAGKTTFALSVAAELLGRRLVDRVTVVAPTEHLKVQWAQAADRVGIPLDPTYSPTSRSSKDFVGVAVTYAGVASNPLAFRIRTERQKTLVILDEVHHAGDALSWGEAVREAFEPARRRLCLTGTPFRSDINPIPFVSYAPDRDGVPRSVADYSYGYGDALADHVVRPVLFLAYSGTMQWRTRAGDEVAARLGEPLTKDLTAQALRTALDPHGSWIPSVLAAADTRLSEVRRHVPDAGGLVIASDQESARAYADLLAGIAGERPVLVLSDEKAASKRIAKFAIGDRRWMVAVRMVSEGVDVPRLAVGVYATTTSTPLFFAQAVGRFVRARKRGETASVFLPSVPNLLGFAAEMEIERDHVLARKITDETDLFAAEDALLQQAQQVESASADELAAFEALGSDATFDRVLYDGAEFGHAGEVHVGSEEEMDFLGIPGLLDADQVRDLLRQRQSDRARTRRQVAAPAVEELATHEQLALLRRELNGLVAAWHHRTGQPHGVTHSALRKECGGPAAATASAPQLQQRIDTLRKWAARRTG from the coding sequence CTGAGCGAGCTGCCGCCCGCCTACCCCGACCGCGCGGCGTGGGGAACCGCCGGTCGGCTCCGCGCCTGGCAGTCGGCCGCGCTGGGGGAGTATTTCGAGCGCAGCCCGCGGGACTTCCTCGCCGTGGCCACGCCGGGAGCGGGCAAGACCACCTTCGCGCTCTCGGTCGCCGCGGAGCTGCTCGGACGCAGGCTGGTCGACCGGGTCACCGTGGTGGCGCCGACGGAGCACCTCAAGGTCCAGTGGGCCCAGGCGGCGGATCGGGTGGGGATCCCGCTCGACCCGACGTACTCGCCGACCAGCCGCTCCAGCAAGGACTTCGTCGGGGTGGCGGTGACCTACGCCGGCGTGGCCAGCAACCCGCTCGCCTTCCGGATCCGCACCGAGCGGCAGAAGACGCTGGTGATCCTCGACGAGGTGCACCATGCGGGCGATGCGCTGTCCTGGGGCGAGGCGGTCCGGGAGGCCTTCGAGCCCGCGCGTCGACGCCTCTGCCTGACCGGCACGCCGTTCCGCTCCGACATCAACCCGATCCCGTTCGTCAGCTATGCGCCGGACCGCGACGGCGTGCCGCGCAGCGTGGCCGACTACAGCTACGGGTACGGCGACGCACTGGCTGATCACGTGGTCCGTCCGGTGCTGTTCCTGGCCTACAGCGGGACGATGCAGTGGCGCACCCGGGCCGGGGACGAGGTGGCGGCCCGACTGGGCGAGCCCTTGACCAAGGACCTCACCGCGCAGGCGCTGCGCACGGCCCTCGACCCGCACGGCTCCTGGATCCCGTCGGTGCTCGCTGCTGCGGACACCCGGCTGTCCGAGGTCCGCCGGCACGTTCCCGATGCCGGCGGTCTGGTGATCGCCTCTGACCAGGAGTCGGCTCGCGCCTACGCCGACCTTCTCGCCGGGATCGCCGGCGAGAGGCCGGTCCTGGTGCTCTCGGACGAGAAGGCGGCGTCGAAGCGGATCGCGAAGTTCGCCATCGGCGACCGGCGCTGGATGGTCGCGGTCAGGATGGTCTCCGAAGGCGTCGACGTACCGCGGCTGGCCGTCGGGGTCTACGCGACGACCACCTCGACACCACTGTTCTTCGCTCAGGCCGTGGGCCGCTTCGTCCGGGCGCGCAAGCGCGGCGAGACCGCCTCGGTCTTCCTGCCCTCGGTGCCCAACCTGCTCGGCTTCGCCGCGGAGATGGAGATCGAGCGCGACCACGTCCTCGCGCGCAAGATCACCGACGAGACCGACCTGTTCGCCGCCGAGGACGCCCTGCTGCAGCAGGCCCAGCAGGTCGAGTCCGCCTCCGCCGACGAGCTCGCGGCCTTCGAGGCCCTCGGTTCGGACGCGACCTTCGACCGGGTGCTCTACGACGGGGCCGAGTTCGGTCACGCCGGAGAGGTGCACGTCGGGTCCGAGGAGGAGATGGACTTCCTGGGCATCCCCGGGCTCCTCGACGCCGACCAGGTGCGCGACCTGCTCCGACAGCGCCAGTCCGATCGCGCCCGCACGCGTCGCCAGGTGGCGGCACCGGCGGTCGAGGAGCTCGCCACCCACGAGCAGTTGGCCCTGCTGCGCCGTGAGCTCAATGGGCTGGTCGCCGCCTGGCACCACCGCACCGGCCAACCCCACGGGGTGACGCATTCCGCGCTGCGCAAGGAGTGCGGCGGTCCGGCGGCGGCGACAGCGAGCGCTCCCCAGCTGCAGCAGCGCATCGACACGCTGCGGAAATGGGCTGCCCGACGCACCGGATGA
- a CDS encoding zinc metalloprotease: MTSFALCGVLLVQPSAGATPASATAPAAPCIVSADTHVPAVHRLDDTPRVTGRDLDAVVNSTTGANGRPMLLRLPAKVRIPVYVHVIKGTHKGERVPAGPRKVKRVIRILNGGFHGKQRSRDAHRTRYTFVLRHIDYTKREGWYHAYLFGPRDTRMRKSLHRGGRGDLNLYINGGGPRGNPVLGWSRFPWQYRHHPRLDGVSVNWRALPGGTLRHYDKGDTVIHETGHWMGLFHTFQNGCRRPGDRVADTPYEGVPSYRCERYADTCSKPGNDPIHDFMDYSYDSCMNHFTAGQVARMDRVFAEYRR; the protein is encoded by the coding sequence GTGACCTCGTTCGCCCTGTGCGGCGTGCTGCTCGTGCAGCCGAGTGCCGGCGCCACGCCCGCTTCTGCCACCGCGCCCGCGGCCCCCTGCATCGTGAGCGCGGACACCCATGTGCCCGCGGTGCACCGCCTCGACGACACCCCGCGGGTCACCGGACGCGATCTGGACGCCGTGGTGAACTCCACGACGGGGGCGAACGGTCGGCCGATGCTGCTCCGGCTCCCGGCGAAGGTGCGGATCCCGGTCTACGTGCACGTCATCAAGGGGACCCACAAGGGCGAACGGGTCCCTGCGGGCCCCCGCAAGGTCAAGCGGGTCATCCGGATCCTCAACGGCGGCTTCCACGGCAAGCAGCGCAGCCGCGACGCGCACCGCACCCGGTACACGTTCGTGCTCCGCCACATCGACTACACCAAGCGCGAGGGTTGGTACCACGCCTACCTGTTCGGGCCTCGAGACACGCGGATGCGCAAGTCACTGCATCGCGGGGGACGCGGCGACCTCAACCTCTACATCAACGGCGGTGGCCCGCGAGGCAACCCCGTGCTCGGTTGGTCGCGCTTCCCATGGCAGTACCGGCACCACCCGAGGCTGGACGGGGTCAGCGTCAACTGGCGGGCGCTGCCCGGTGGCACCCTGCGTCACTATGACAAGGGCGACACCGTGATCCACGAGACCGGGCACTGGATGGGCCTGTTCCACACCTTCCAGAACGGCTGCCGCCGGCCCGGCGACCGGGTGGCCGACACCCCCTACGAGGGCGTCCCGAGCTACCGCTGCGAGAGGTACGCCGACACCTGCTCCAAGCCCGGCAACGACCCGATCCACGACTTCATGGACTACTCCTACGACAGCTGCATGAACCACTTCACCGCCGGCCAGGTGGCCAGAATGGACCGGGTCTTCGCGGAGTATCGCCGGTGA
- a CDS encoding DUF3039 domain-containing protein, producing MLEDTRVEERVVPTDDGDHERFSHYVPKDKLMDAMVNGTPVIALCGKVWVPSRDPERYPVCPECKDIWESLRKGEDE from the coding sequence GTGCTGGAGGACACCCGCGTCGAGGAGCGCGTGGTGCCCACCGACGACGGCGACCACGAGCGCTTCTCGCACTACGTGCCCAAGGACAAGCTCATGGACGCGATGGTCAACGGCACGCCCGTCATCGCGCTGTGCGGCAAGGTCTGGGTGCCCAGCCGCGACCCCGAGAGGTATCCCGTCTGCCCGGAGTGCAAGGACATCTGGGAGAGCCTCCGCAAGGGCGAGGACGAGTGA
- a CDS encoding YqgE/AlgH family protein: MAAGNLAAGQLLIASPKLEDSSFARSLVLLLDVDDTGCLGVVLNRPTEVSLDGVLDPWSSLACEPAVLFQGGPVEPEGALGVGVLAEGAPAPRGWRPVFDRAGVIDLEDPEVGSFAGVRIYAGYAGWGGGQLEAEVAEGAWYVVPAAPGDVCATDPEVLWRQVLRRQPEPLSLLLTMPLDPTVN, translated from the coding sequence ATGGCTGCAGGGAACCTGGCCGCGGGTCAGCTGCTGATCGCGTCGCCGAAGCTCGAGGACTCGAGTTTCGCGCGCTCCTTGGTCCTGCTCCTCGATGTCGACGACACCGGCTGCCTCGGCGTGGTCCTCAACCGACCCACAGAGGTCAGCCTGGACGGCGTGCTGGACCCGTGGTCCAGCCTCGCCTGCGAGCCCGCCGTGCTCTTCCAGGGTGGTCCGGTCGAGCCCGAGGGGGCCCTCGGCGTCGGGGTCCTCGCGGAGGGCGCGCCTGCACCCCGCGGGTGGCGGCCGGTGTTCGACCGGGCCGGCGTGATCGACCTGGAGGACCCGGAGGTCGGCTCGTTCGCCGGCGTCCGGATCTACGCGGGGTACGCCGGTTGGGGCGGCGGCCAGCTGGAGGCCGAGGTCGCCGAGGGCGCCTGGTACGTCGTACCCGCGGCGCCCGGCGACGTGTGCGCCACCGACCCCGAGGTGCTCTGGCGCCAGGTGCTGCGCCGACAGCCCGAGCCGTTGTCGTTGCTGCTCACGATGCCGCTGGATCCCACGGTCAACTGA
- a CDS encoding TetR/AcrR family transcriptional regulator, with protein MTSRSHAEKLLTGIPKAGRRAQYSSSTRRALIDVAARLFAQYGYAGTSLDAIVSGARVTKGALYHHFSGKQAVYEAVFEKIENDASARIKKALRRPRDPWEKATIGLRTFLDVVQNPSYQRVVIQEGPAVLGYERFREQEERSSFGLVQDLVRTVLSASDYNLSEEMVETFSRIFFGAMSAAGEAIATAEDPAAAVARVEAALNFILTGLRSLADAGVELPDPVTAEPKPEAEAEAPQEKD; from the coding sequence GTGACGAGCCGATCGCACGCGGAGAAGCTCCTCACCGGGATCCCCAAGGCGGGCCGCCGAGCGCAGTACTCCTCCTCGACCCGTCGAGCGCTGATCGACGTCGCGGCCCGACTGTTCGCGCAGTACGGCTACGCCGGGACCAGCCTGGACGCGATCGTCTCCGGTGCCCGCGTCACCAAGGGAGCGCTCTACCACCACTTCAGCGGCAAGCAGGCGGTCTACGAGGCGGTCTTCGAGAAGATCGAGAACGACGCCTCGGCGCGGATCAAGAAGGCGCTTCGCCGGCCGCGGGACCCGTGGGAGAAGGCCACGATCGGGCTGCGCACCTTCCTCGACGTGGTGCAGAACCCGTCCTACCAGCGTGTGGTGATCCAGGAGGGGCCGGCGGTCCTCGGCTATGAGCGGTTCCGTGAGCAGGAGGAGCGCTCCAGCTTCGGCCTGGTCCAAGATCTGGTTCGCACGGTGCTCTCCGCCTCGGACTACAACCTCAGCGAGGAGATGGTCGAGACCTTCTCGCGGATCTTCTTCGGCGCGATGTCAGCGGCCGGCGAGGCGATCGCCACGGCAGAGGACCCTGCCGCGGCGGTCGCCAGGGTCGAGGCTGCCCTCAACTTCATCCTGACTGGATTGCGCTCGTTGGCCGACGCCGGCGTCGAGCTGCCCGATCCGGTCACTGCGGAGCCCAAGCCGGAGGCCGAGGCCGAGGCTCCGCAGGAGAAGGACTGA
- a CDS encoding DUF3048 domain-containing protein, which produces MSSARLPQRRTRTFALVLLALALGLSLAACGGSKKPAQSRPESQPIQGGSTLAAVWPLTGLPAGNKTPKHRVLAVKIPNTAESYPQTGMSAADMVSEELVEGGITRLAVFYYSRVPSLVGPVRSMRASDMGIVKPLHAVLVSSGAAPPTLRRLSHAHIPFYTGGPGYFRDSSAAPYNLMVHLRQLVASMKKKTVVPANYLPWGAEKDFAGTKRAGNIAVKFSAGHTTQWKYAGGKYHNTNSYAPANDRFNPDSVLVLRVREGNAGYLDPAGNPVPETIFQGKGALLLFHKGKVERGTWSKKKLGSQLVLRTKKGALKVPAGHVWLELTPVDHAGGHVSWTK; this is translated from the coding sequence ATGAGTTCCGCACGACTTCCCCAGAGGCGCACGCGCACGTTCGCCCTCGTCCTGCTCGCCCTCGCGCTCGGCCTGTCCCTGGCCGCTTGCGGCGGGAGCAAGAAGCCCGCCCAGAGCCGACCCGAGTCGCAGCCCATCCAGGGCGGCTCCACGCTCGCTGCCGTCTGGCCGCTGACCGGCCTTCCCGCCGGCAACAAGACGCCGAAGCACCGCGTCCTCGCCGTCAAGATCCCGAACACCGCCGAGAGCTACCCGCAGACCGGCATGTCGGCGGCCGACATGGTCAGCGAGGAGCTCGTCGAGGGCGGGATCACCCGGCTTGCCGTCTTCTACTACTCCAGGGTTCCGTCGCTGGTGGGCCCGGTGCGCTCGATGCGCGCCTCCGACATGGGCATCGTGAAGCCGCTGCATGCGGTCCTGGTGTCCAGCGGTGCCGCGCCGCCGACCCTGCGCCGGCTGAGCCACGCCCACATCCCGTTCTACACCGGCGGGCCGGGCTACTTCCGGGACAGCTCGGCGGCGCCGTACAACCTGATGGTGCACCTGCGTCAGCTGGTGGCCTCGATGAAGAAGAAGACCGTCGTCCCCGCGAACTATCTGCCGTGGGGTGCCGAGAAGGACTTCGCGGGCACGAAGCGTGCGGGCAACATCGCCGTCAAGTTCTCCGCCGGGCACACCACGCAGTGGAAGTACGCCGGCGGCAAGTACCACAACACCAACTCCTACGCGCCTGCCAACGACCGGTTCAACCCCGACAGCGTCCTGGTGCTGCGTGTCCGCGAGGGCAACGCCGGCTACCTCGACCCGGCCGGGAACCCGGTCCCGGAGACGATCTTCCAGGGGAAGGGCGCGTTGCTGCTCTTCCACAAGGGCAAGGTCGAGCGTGGCACGTGGTCGAAGAAGAAGCTCGGCAGCCAGTTGGTGCTGCGCACCAAGAAGGGCGCGCTGAAGGTTCCGGCCGGGCACGTCTGGCTCGAGCTGACGCCGGTCGACCACGCCGGTGGCCACGTCAGCTGGACCAAGTAG
- a CDS encoding SDR family NAD(P)-dependent oxidoreductase has translation MGRYDGRVAIVTGAARGIGAGIAKRFADEGAAVAVLDLDEGQASATAGGLGAAKALGVGCNVTDEASVQDAVARVVAELGGLHVLVNNAGITRDNLLFKMTVDDWDAVLGVHLRGAFLMSRAAQKTFVEQKYGKILNLSSVSANGNRGQANYSAAKAGVQGFTRTLALELGAFGVNVNAIAPGFIATEMTDDTARRLKMDVDEFRRLNAEANPVKRIGHPEDIAAAAAFLCSDEASYITGQTLYVDGGAKI, from the coding sequence ATGGGTCGGTACGACGGACGGGTCGCGATCGTCACCGGAGCCGCACGCGGCATCGGCGCAGGGATCGCCAAGCGCTTCGCCGATGAGGGGGCGGCGGTCGCCGTGCTCGACCTCGACGAGGGTCAGGCATCGGCCACGGCAGGTGGGCTGGGCGCGGCGAAGGCCCTCGGCGTCGGCTGCAACGTCACCGACGAGGCCTCGGTGCAGGACGCCGTCGCCCGGGTCGTCGCCGAGCTCGGTGGTCTGCACGTGCTGGTGAACAACGCCGGCATCACCCGCGACAACCTGCTGTTCAAGATGACCGTCGACGACTGGGACGCGGTTCTGGGGGTGCACCTGCGCGGCGCCTTCCTGATGTCGCGCGCAGCCCAGAAGACGTTCGTGGAGCAGAAGTACGGCAAGATCCTGAACCTCTCCAGCGTCTCGGCCAACGGCAACCGCGGTCAGGCCAACTACTCCGCGGCCAAGGCGGGCGTGCAGGGCTTCACCCGCACCCTGGCCCTCGAGCTCGGTGCGTTCGGCGTCAACGTCAACGCGATCGCCCCCGGCTTCATCGCCACCGAGATGACCGACGACACCGCGCGACGGCTGAAGATGGACGTCGACGAGTTCCGCAGGCTCAACGCCGAGGCCAACCCGGTCAAGCGGATCGGGCACCCTGAGGACATCGCCGCCGCAGCGGCCTTCCTGTGCAGCGACGAGGCGTCCTACATCACCGGTCAGACGCTGTACGTCGATGGCGGAGCCAAGATCTGA
- a CDS encoding HIT family protein: protein MSEVRCLFCRIATGEETAAVVWSDDEFLAFLDVRPVFKGHTLLVPRSHVATLPDLPPSLRDGFLAAGQRLASAMVDGLGAQGSFLAVNNVVSQSVPHLHLHVVPRTKGDGLRGFFWPRTRYADDAERADFASRVAAGCR, encoded by the coding sequence GTGAGCGAGGTGCGTTGCCTGTTCTGCCGGATCGCCACCGGTGAGGAGACCGCGGCCGTGGTCTGGTCCGACGACGAGTTCCTGGCCTTCCTCGACGTACGTCCGGTGTTCAAGGGCCACACGCTGCTGGTCCCGCGCAGCCACGTGGCGACCCTCCCAGACCTGCCGCCGTCGCTGCGCGACGGGTTCCTGGCCGCCGGCCAGCGGCTGGCCAGCGCGATGGTCGACGGGCTCGGCGCGCAGGGCTCCTTCCTGGCCGTCAACAACGTGGTCTCCCAGAGCGTGCCGCACCTGCACCTGCACGTCGTGCCCCGCACCAAGGGCGATGGCCTGCGCGGGTTCTTCTGGCCGCGCACCAGGTACGCCGACGACGCCGAGCGCGCGGACTTCGCCAGTCGCGTGGCGGCCGGCTGTCGCTGA
- a CDS encoding class I SAM-dependent methyltransferase, whose translation MTDHEPTSPETAAHWDARYAERERIWSGRPNQALVASVEGMSPGRALDLGCGEGADSLWLAARGWQVTGVDVSATAIARARGAAAGQELIGAVEWVVADLADWVPEQGRFDLVSACFLHSNIGFSRTAVLRRGADAVAPGGHLLLVGHAAPPPWAAGLHEHAHELLGPAEELAELGLPDDDWETVVAEVRQREATGPDGEQALLDDSVVLIRRR comes from the coding sequence GTGACCGATCACGAGCCCACGAGCCCCGAGACCGCCGCACACTGGGATGCCCGGTACGCGGAGCGGGAGCGGATCTGGTCCGGCCGACCGAACCAGGCGTTGGTGGCGAGCGTCGAGGGCATGTCGCCCGGGCGGGCACTGGATCTCGGCTGCGGCGAGGGTGCAGACAGCCTCTGGCTGGCGGCCCGCGGCTGGCAGGTCACCGGCGTCGACGTCTCCGCGACGGCGATCGCCCGCGCCCGTGGGGCGGCGGCGGGCCAGGAGCTGATCGGAGCGGTGGAGTGGGTCGTCGCGGACCTCGCAGACTGGGTGCCTGAGCAGGGCAGGTTCGACCTGGTCTCCGCGTGCTTCCTGCACTCCAACATCGGGTTCTCGCGCACCGCGGTGCTCCGCCGGGGCGCCGACGCCGTCGCCCCGGGCGGTCATCTGCTGCTCGTCGGTCACGCTGCGCCGCCGCCGTGGGCCGCCGGTCTCCACGAGCACGCGCACGAGCTCCTCGGGCCGGCCGAGGAGCTCGCCGAGCTCGGCCTTCCCGACGACGACTGGGAGACGGTCGTCGCCGAGGTGCGTCAGCGGGAGGCGACCGGCCCCGACGGCGAGCAGGCCCTCCTCGACGACAGCGTCGTGCTCATCCGTCGCCGCTGA
- a CDS encoding amidohydrolase family protein, whose product MNDDDVPGWWQSLGLPGLFDVHVHFLPPNIQAAVFAQFDRAGPKIGRPWPIRYRGSHDERVAQLRALGVRRFSSLPYAHKPGIASYLNDWSREFAAQVPECLWSATFYPEPEAAGSVAELVEAGVEVFKLHAQVGEFALDDALLDTPFGILEDAGTPVVIHVGSGPVGNAFTGPAHLERLLRAHPRLRVVVAHLGAPEYAEFLDLADRYDETRLDTTMVFTDFFEESGAFPRALLPRLVDLQPKILLGTDFPTIPYAYAHQLEALERLDLGADWLRAVCWDNGSRLFGGPVSGDG is encoded by the coding sequence GTGAACGACGACGACGTCCCGGGCTGGTGGCAGTCGCTGGGCCTGCCAGGTCTCTTCGACGTGCATGTGCACTTCCTGCCTCCGAACATCCAGGCGGCGGTGTTCGCCCAGTTCGACCGGGCCGGCCCGAAGATCGGCCGTCCGTGGCCGATCCGCTACCGCGGCAGCCACGACGAGCGGGTCGCCCAGTTGCGCGCGCTCGGCGTACGCCGATTCAGCTCGCTTCCCTACGCCCACAAGCCCGGCATCGCGAGCTACCTCAACGACTGGTCGCGTGAGTTCGCTGCGCAGGTCCCCGAGTGCCTGTGGTCGGCGACCTTCTACCCCGAGCCGGAGGCGGCAGGCTCCGTCGCTGAGCTGGTCGAGGCGGGAGTGGAGGTGTTCAAGCTGCATGCGCAGGTGGGGGAGTTCGCCCTCGACGATGCGCTGCTGGACACCCCGTTCGGCATCCTCGAGGACGCCGGCACCCCGGTCGTGATCCATGTCGGCTCCGGGCCCGTCGGCAACGCCTTCACCGGACCCGCCCACCTCGAGCGTCTGCTGCGCGCGCATCCGCGTCTGCGCGTCGTGGTCGCCCACCTCGGCGCGCCCGAGTACGCCGAGTTCCTCGACCTCGCCGACCGGTACGACGAGACGCGGCTGGACACCACCATGGTTTTCACCGACTTCTTCGAGGAGTCCGGGGCCTTCCCGCGCGCCCTGCTCCCAAGGCTGGTCGACCTCCAGCCCAAGATCCTGCTCGGCACGGACTTCCCGACGATCCCCTACGCCTACGCCCACCAGCTCGAGGCGCTGGAACGGCTCGACCTCGGGGCCGACTGGCTGCGGGCGGTCTGCTGGGACAACGGCAGCAGGCTGTTCGGGGGCCCGGTCAGCGGCGACGGATGA
- the smpB gene encoding SsrA-binding protein SmpB: protein MAKEQGRKLIAQNKKARHDYAIEDTLEAGLVLQGTEVKSLRLGRASLVDGFVEIDAGEAWLHSVHIPEYAQGTWTNHAARRRRKLLLNRVEIDKLERKVSEKGYTIVPLSLYFKDGRAKVEIGLGKGKKHWDKRQSLRERQDDREKQQALGRRLKGMD, encoded by the coding sequence ATGGCCAAGGAGCAGGGGCGCAAGCTGATCGCGCAGAACAAGAAGGCGCGACACGACTACGCCATCGAGGACACCCTCGAGGCCGGGCTGGTGCTCCAGGGCACCGAGGTGAAGTCGCTGCGACTGGGTCGCGCCTCACTGGTCGACGGCTTCGTGGAGATCGACGCCGGCGAGGCATGGCTGCACTCGGTGCACATCCCCGAGTACGCCCAGGGCACCTGGACCAACCACGCTGCGCGCCGCAGGCGCAAGCTGCTGCTCAACCGCGTCGAGATCGACAAGCTCGAGCGCAAGGTGTCCGAGAAGGGCTACACGATCGTGCCGCTCTCGCTGTACTTCAAGGACGGTCGCGCGAAGGTCGAGATCGGGCTGGGCAAGGGCAAGAAGCACTGGGACAAGCGCCAGTCGCTCCGGGAGCGCCAGGACGACCGGGAGAAGCAGCAGGCGCTCGGGCGGCGGCTCAAGGGCATGGACTAA
- a CDS encoding peptidoglycan DD-metalloendopeptidase family protein, whose protein sequence is MSRIFPLRTSPWRRSALVAAATCLAVGLPLLSHAAFADHGGLKHRQHKVHRSVQHARGDLDESSRALTRARQRLEVARTRLAHARSTLQATRTRLAAARVVDQRMQARLDRAVRALQQAQAELERSRTAVADQRRQIGVLAAQSYEYGSPQLLGLVAMLGSGNPDDVTTQMNTVHALAAREKSNLDDLKATEAALAAQEVKVAAAKQDVAAQRAEAARNLAKKRAIEEQAARQRNQVVSLVASRKHARAKAARIRAHDVRQLKRLQHQEARIKRQILARARHQHSRHVGDTGGMLFRPVPGYITSPYGWRMHPIYHYWGLHDGDDFHAPCGTPERAADGGTVISEYYSSVWGNRLYLDLGKINGHNFTVIYNHISRYAVGSGAHVRRGQTVAYAGTTGWSTGCHLHFTVMRDGVAVNPMNYM, encoded by the coding sequence GTGTCTCGCATCTTCCCCCTGCGCACGAGCCCATGGCGTCGATCCGCGCTCGTGGCCGCCGCCACCTGCCTTGCGGTCGGCCTCCCACTTCTGTCGCATGCCGCCTTCGCCGACCACGGAGGCCTCAAGCACCGACAGCACAAGGTGCACCGCAGCGTGCAGCACGCCCGCGGTGACCTCGACGAGTCCAGCCGGGCGCTGACCCGTGCCCGGCAGCGCCTCGAGGTCGCGCGCACCCGGCTAGCGCACGCCCGCAGCACGTTGCAGGCGACCAGGACGCGGCTCGCGGCCGCCCGGGTCGTCGACCAGCGGATGCAGGCGCGACTCGACCGGGCGGTTCGTGCCCTGCAGCAGGCGCAGGCCGAGCTCGAGCGGAGCCGGACGGCCGTAGCCGACCAGCGTCGCCAGATCGGTGTGCTGGCGGCACAGAGCTACGAGTACGGCAGCCCACAGCTGCTCGGCCTGGTGGCGATGCTCGGCTCCGGGAACCCCGATGACGTCACCACCCAGATGAACACCGTGCACGCGCTCGCCGCACGGGAGAAGAGCAACCTGGACGACCTCAAGGCCACGGAGGCGGCGCTCGCGGCGCAGGAGGTCAAGGTCGCGGCCGCCAAGCAGGACGTCGCCGCCCAGCGGGCCGAGGCTGCCCGCAACCTGGCGAAGAAGCGGGCGATCGAGGAGCAGGCCGCGCGGCAGCGCAACCAGGTCGTCTCACTGGTCGCTTCCCGCAAGCACGCGCGCGCGAAGGCAGCCCGGATCCGCGCCCACGACGTACGCCAGCTGAAGCGGTTGCAGCACCAGGAGGCCCGCATCAAGCGGCAGATCCTGGCCAGGGCACGCCACCAGCACAGCCGGCACGTCGGTGACACCGGTGGCATGCTCTTCCGCCCGGTCCCGGGCTACATCACCTCGCCGTACGGCTGGCGGATGCACCCGATCTACCACTACTGGGGCCTCCACGACGGCGACGACTTCCACGCGCCGTGCGGCACACCGGAGCGCGCGGCGGACGGCGGGACTGTGATCTCGGAGTACTACTCCAGCGTCTGGGGCAACCGGCTCTACCTCGATCTCGGCAAGATCAACGGCCACAACTTCACGGTGATCTACAACCACATCTCCCGGTACGCGGTCGGCAGCGGTGCGCACGTCCGGCGCGGCCAGACGGTCGCGTACGCCGGAACCACCGGCTGGTCGACCGGCTGCCACCTGCACTTCACGGTGATGCGCGACGGCGTGGCCGTGAACCCGATGAACTACATGTGA